GACTTGAAATGATTTATCCATAAGCACTAAGTAGTGCTAATGAGATTAGAAAAAGCTAAAACTATGATTAAATTTCATAAGATaagtcaaaaccaaaattcattACAGACATAGAATAATTGCAAAGAGAAAACTCACTTGTGTCTCTAATGCTTTGCCAGCTCTTAGCCTATGATGACTACTACTACTGatatttttcataatatatCTGTTTCTCAACTTTCAAAAGCACTAATTATGATTTAAGGTGCTTATATTGCTAACAAACTGAATTCCTATCagtcaattttatttatttttctctctaaaaaaGACGAaaccagaaaagaaaatagatcAGTAACTGCCATATGGAGAATacacaaaagacaaaataagaaacaaatatatatattcgtgAAATGCATCATTCATCTAAATCATTCGTATATTCTGTAAATAGTTTTTTAGTTGAATTGTCAGGGAGCCTAAAATCCATCATCATTAGTATATATTCTCTCAAGAATTTATTTGAGCTTAACATGTGTATGTATTTAGAGTCAATAAGATATAGTCTCGTACGGTTCAACGACACCCATTTAAAGTTTCCGGACTAAACCTCTGAAAGACCAAAACAATGTAGGGACAACTTAAGAAACAAGGACAGAACTTTGTCTTACGGCAAGAGTTGAATGAAATTaagccttcttctttttggatttgagCATGACCATGCCGATGAATACGgaaatgagagagagaagagctaTGCCGGCAAAGACAGGTACGAGAATGGCATAGTCTTGGGGTAAGAAGTACTTGTGGATGAAGTGATCACTATCTACAAATGGCTGTACAAAACGAAAATTCTATTATGTCAGCTTTTTCCTAGTAATATCCTAAACATTAGATGACATTGGTACATCAAACTGACAATGTCTTTTTAAGGAACTTGGGGGAGATGTTGTCACTTACCAGGATGATGACCCAAAAAGTATAGTACGTGAATATGGACAAGCTGATTGAAGATAGTAGAAGCCCGACTGCTCGATCCGCTAATTCCATTTTGTCAAGTTCAAAACCTGCAGCACCGCAAATCAATTgtgagaaaaaaatcagaaaaattcAAGAAGCTAAGCATTGGAAGATACAGTCAAAAGTGAAGGAAGTTATATTGTGAATGTCAATGAGACCATTTCACCTAGACTTTTCCCATTAGACCAGCTAATGCCATGGTTTTATGTTCTGAGGGTATGCAAACTGTGCTACTGCACAAGGCCTCtagaaattaaaacatttgaagAACGATAATCACCGGACATATGATTTGCTAGACATCAGATACACAAAGCTCAACAACTGCCTAAAACGAATCAGAGTTGACCTAGGAAGAATCAAACACTTGCAAGACTCTTGTCGTGGAGAGTAGTAATCATCTCCAGGCTCCAAAATCAACAGCTTGAAGTGATATTTGACCTATATACAGATCTTTGAGGTGTTGCTTACACAGCCCTATTCTCCTTCCATTTAAGCTAGAAGGAATACAAACAGAAAATCCAGTTTTCCAACCTGGAAACTTCTGTCTCTCCATTGCATGTAAAGTATAAACAGCAGGTGCAGCCATCGAACAACCAATTACGAAGCAATTGCAAGGCCTTGATTCGCTCACTAATCGAGCTAAAGACAATAAACACAAACCACTATTGGAAAGGCCGTATGTTAGATGTTCATCCCTGTCAAAAGCAGGAGAATCTAGTTTCTCATGTTGTATTTCCTGTTCTATATCTTCAGCAGAGGGAATAGTGCTCAGTTCCAAATCAAGGCGTTTctctatttcattttcatgtaTTCGATATTTTGCTGCCAAAGTACGGATGCATGACATTCTGATCTGATTATCAATAAGAGCCTTTATCTCATCAAAATTACTACAGCCTTCATACCAAATCACCCATCGCCGAACAAGTCCTGAATACCAATCAATTATTTGGGCAGTATCTAGCAAAATAAGCATAGAATTTGAACGAGCATAACCCTTGGCTGTTATTAATCCGTAGCGATAAAGACGCCTTCCTATAGCATTAGTCGGAGCGACAACATCACCAAAGAAAACAGGTCTATCATGAGATTGTGGACATGGCAAAAGCGCTTCCAGATTAGCCGTCTCTGATGAAACATATGCCGCAGCAGCGTTTTGGAACTTGTAAAACGCATCTCTTAGTTCTTGAGGAACAGTAGGTTCTACAACATGCTTGGACAAGACAAACTCCTCGCTTCTATCTGCAGAGGTTCTTAGCACGTCCTCCATCCATATTCTAAGCAAGATCTTATACCAATGATCTGTTTCCATGCCTGCCTTTCTGTGGCAAGATATTTGACTCAAGGTAGAGTTACTATCCGCCAAACCTTTGATTTCTGACTCTTTGACTTTCTTCAATCCATGTCCTAACCATTTCTTTCCAATTCTAACTGTACCTAAGGTCCAAGCCTCTTCTTTCTGCAATGCAAAGAGCCTAACCTTCTCCTTTAACTTGTGAACAGCTTTGACAGTGGGACTCTCCCTAACATTTTTCCTAACCAAGGTACCCAAAACACGAAGCCCACTGGTCGCTTCACATGGTGACGGGTCTGTCTCATCTGTGATGTCCAAATGCAGTGAGTTCCGTAAGAAACCTATAGCTTCAGATCTGATATCACTTGCAACTTTCTTGGGACCAGACACAGAGAAATATATCTCATCCATAAATCTGCAGCAATAAACTCTGAGTGCAACGTCCTGCTCTGTAGTACTTTTCAAACCTTGTTCTCCGGCTTGCCTCCTAAACCAGGAACGAAGTTTTGAGCCTGGGCTATCTTCATCAGTCTTTGAATCAAGACCAAGGGCTTCATGCCTCATTGAGATTCTATAAAATTCATGATCAAACCGATCAAGATATATGTTCATTAATACACGGGACAACACCCCTTCTTGTGGAAGACCATGGCCCTTGGGAAATCCTCCGAACTCGAGATTGAGCACCCGGGCTTCAAACATAGAACGGAGTAAGATGCTTAAACTGCTGTCTTCTACTTTTTCCTCCATTACAGAGAGCAAGTTCTCGAAAACAGAAACATCAAGTTTTTTGTTCAGGCTCAAAGTGAAACACCAATCCGAACGAGAaatattgttgttgatgtacTTCAATGCAGAGGCACGTCCCCTTCCGCTTCGACAACTATGTGAAATCTTAGAAAAATGAGGACTGAAAACAACTTCAAGAACTATTCTGATAGCCTCTTGGACAACTTTAAGAGCTACACTAGGCAAGACAAGGacctcttttgttttatctctaGCCACAATCGAAAACGTATTTGAAGCAACATCAAACACCCCACTAGAGAGCTCTTCTGCAATAGAATCAAACGCGACACTACCATTTCTTTCTGTTATAGAAACATTGGAGTTAAGCCTAATACAATCATAAGCATCCCGGAGAGTTTCAGGCCTTGCAATCACCTTCTTCAACAGATCACTAAACTTCCCATTGATGCACTGCTCTTTGACTCTTTTCTTCAACCGGAGTTCAAGAGATCGTTTTAG
This sequence is a window from Arabidopsis thaliana chromosome 1 sequence. Protein-coding genes within it:
- the DPMS2 gene encoding dolichol phosphate-mannose biosynthesis regulatory protein-like protein (dolichol phosphate-mannose biosynthesis regulatory protein-related; FUNCTIONS IN: molecular_function unknown; INVOLVED IN: macromolecule biosynthetic process; LOCATED IN: integral to endoplasmic reticulum membrane, endomembrane system; EXPRESSED IN: 23 plant structures; EXPRESSED DURING: 13 growth stages; CONTAINS InterPro DOMAIN/s: Dolichol phosphate-mannose biosynthesis regulatory (InterPro:IPR009914); Has 224 Blast hits to 224 proteins in 115 species: Archae - 0; Bacteria - 0; Metazoa - 93; Fungi - 78; Plants - 25; Viruses - 0; Other Eukaryotes - 28 (source: NCBI BLink).) translates to MELADRAVGLLLSSISLSIFTYYTFWVIILPFVDSDHFIHKYFLPQDYAILVPVFAGIALLSLISVFIGMVMLKSKKKKA
- a CDS encoding Intron maturase, type II family protein (Intron maturase, type II family protein; FUNCTIONS IN: RNA binding, RNA-directed DNA polymerase activity; INVOLVED IN: RNA-dependent DNA replication, RNA splicing; LOCATED IN: cellular_component unknown; EXPRESSED IN: shoot, shoot apex, stem, root, flower; EXPRESSED DURING: petal differentiation and expansion stage; CONTAINS InterPro DOMAIN/s: Intron maturase, type II (InterPro:IPR000442), RNA-directed DNA polymerase (reverse transcriptase) (InterPro:IPR000477); BEST Arabidopsis thaliana protein match is: RNA-directed DNA polymerase (reverse transcriptase) (TAIR:AT5G04050.1); Has 3669 Blast hits to 3587 proteins in 1202 species: Archae - 32; Bacteria - 2608; Metazoa - 4; Fungi - 43; Plants - 874; Viruses - 0; Other Eukaryotes - 108 (source: NCBI BLink).); translation: MASKETGMFSLAGELASLVEESSSHVDDDSKPRSRMELKRSLELRLKKRVKEQCINGKFSDLLKKVIARPETLRDAYDCIRLNSNVSITERNGSVAFDSIAEELSSGVFDVASNTFSIVARDKTKEVLVLPSVALKVVQEAIRIVLEVVFSPHFSKISHSCRSGRGRASALKYINNNISRSDWCFTLSLNKKLDVSVFENLLSVMEEKVEDSSLSILLRSMFEARVLNLEFGGFPKGHGLPQEGVLSRVLMNIYLDRFDHEFYRISMRHEALGLDSKTDEDSPGSKLRSWFRRQAGEQGLKSTTEQDVALRVYCCRFMDEIYFSVSGPKKVASDIRSEAIGFLRNSLHLDITDETDPSPCEATSGLRVLGTLVRKNVRESPTVKAVHKLKEKVRLFALQKEEAWTLGTVRIGKKWLGHGLKKVKESEIKGLADSNSTLSQISCHRKAGMETDHWYKILLRIWMEDVLRTSADRSEEFVLSKHVVEPTVPQELRDAFYKFQNAAAAYVSSETANLEALLPCPQSHDRPVFFGDVVAPTNAIGRRLYRYGLITAKGYARSNSMLILLDTAQIIDWYSGLVRRWVIWYEGCSNFDEIKALIDNQIRMSCIRTLAAKYRIHENEIEKRLDLELSTIPSAEDIEQEIQHEKLDSPAFDRDEHLTYGLSNSGLCLLSLARLVSESRPCNCFVIGCSMAAPAVYTLHAMERQKFPGWKTGFSVCIPSSLNGRRIGLCKQHLKDLYIGQISLQAVDFGAWR